Proteins encoded by one window of Channa argus isolate prfri chromosome 1, Channa argus male v1.0, whole genome shotgun sequence:
- the col1a2 gene encoding collagen alpha-2(I) chain, with amino-acid sequence MLSFVDTRILLLLAVTSYLASCQSGPRGVKGPRGDRGPPGPNGKDGKPGLPGPAGPPGPPGLGGNFAAQYDGAKAPDAGPGPMGMMGPRGPPGPPGPPGAQGHTGHAGEPGEPGQTGPVGPRGPPGPPGKAGDDGNNGRPGKPGDRGAPGPQGARGFPGTPGLPGMKGHRGYNGLDGRKGEPGAAGSKGEPGAHGAAGTPGLAGARGLPGERGRAGPAGPAGARGADGNVGPAGPTGPIGAAGPPGFPGGPGPKGEVGPAGATGPAGPQGARGEPGTNGVVGPVGPPGNPGTNGLNGAKGAAGLPGVAGAPGFPGPRGGPGPQGPQGAAGPRGLSGDPGAQGVKGDSGPKGEPGNSGPQGAPGPQGEEGKRGATGELGATGPAGLRGARGTPGSRGLPGAEGRTGPVGMPGARGATGSGGPRGPPGDAGRAGEPGAAGARGLPGSPGSSGPPGKEGPAGPSGQDGRTGPPGPTGPRGQPGNIGFPGPKGPSGEPGKPGDKGATGPTGLRGAPGPDGNNGATGPAGSAGGPGEKGEQGPAGAPGFQGLPGPAGPAGEAGKPGERGIPGDQGAAGPAGGKGERGNPGAAGAAGPQGPMGVRGPAGAAGPDGGKGEPGIAGAAGSPGPQGSSGMPGERGTAGAPGGKGEKGEPGHKGPDGNAGRDGARGLPGPAGPPGPTGANGDKGESGAFGPAGPAGARGPSGERGEVGPAGAPGFAGPPGADGQPGARGERGPSGAKGEVGPAGAAGPAGQSGPPGAAGPAGAAGPRGDTGPNGLTGFPGAAGRVGAAGPSGIVGPPGPTGPAGKDGPRGLRGDPGPAGPSGDQGMVGPHGPPGEKGPSGEPGPAGPPGTPGTSGAIGLQGFVGLPGARGDRGTPGGAGALGEPGRVGPPGPAGARGPPGNIGLPGMTGPQGEAGREGSPGNDGPPGRPGAPGFKGDRGEPGPAGSMGLAGAPGPAGPTGAAGRPGNRGETGPGGPAGSVGPAGARGAPGPAGPRGEKGVAGDRGERGMKGLRGHPGLQGMPGPAGASGDSGPAGPSGPSGPRGPAGPHGPAGKDGRAGSHGTIGAPGARGPPGYVGPAGPPGPPGLPGPPGAAGGGYDVSGYDEYKADQPALRAKDYEVDATIKSLNTQIENLLTPEGSRKNPARTCRDIKLSHPEWSSGFYWIDPNQGCINDAIKVFCDFTTKETCIYAHPESIAQKNWYRSTEAKKHVWYGETINGGTEFTYNDETLSPQSMATQLAFMRLLSNYASQNITYHCKNSVAYMDDESGSLNKAVVLQGSNDVELRAEGNSRFTFSVLEDGCTRHTGDWSKTVIEYRTNKPSRLPILDIAPLDIGGADQEFGLDIGPVCFK; translated from the exons ATGCTCAGCTTTGTGGATACCCGGATTCTGTTGCTGCTTGCAGTAACTTCATACCTAGCATCATGTCAAT CT GGTCCCAGAGGAGTCAAAGGACCTCGAGGTGACAGG GGTCCCCCTGGACCAAACGGAAAAGATGGCAAACCCGGACTTCCCGGCCCCGCTGGCCCCCCTGGTCCCCCTGGACTCGGAGGA aACTTTGCTGCTCAGTATGATGGTGCAAAAGCTCCTGATGCTGGCCCTGGACCCATG GGAATGATGGGACCTAGAGGCCCTCCTGGACCTCCTGGACCCCCT GGAGCTCAAGGACACACCGGACATGCTGGTGAGCCTGGAGAGCCTGGACAGACT GGCCCCGTTGGACCTCGTGGCCCCCCTGGACCCCCTGGCAAAGCTGGTGATGAT GGTAACAATGGCAGACCTGGCAAGCCTGGAGACAGAGGTGCCCCCGGCCCTCAG GGTGCCCGTGGATTCCCTGGAACCCCTGGACTTCCAGGAATGAAGGGACACAGA GGTTACAATGGTCTGGATGGACGCAAGGGAGAGCCCGGTGCCGCTGGCTCTAAG GGCGAGCCTGGTGCTCATGGAGCTGCTGGAACCCCTGGACTAGCT gGAGCTCGTGGTCTGCCCGGTGAGAGAGGTCGTGCTGGCCCTGCTGGCCCTGCTGGTGCTCGTGGTGCTGATGGCAATGTTGGACCTGCTGGCCCCACT GGTCCCATTGGTGCTGCTGGTCCCCCAGGTTTCCCCGGTGGCCCCGGCCCCAAG GGAGAAGTTGGACCTGCTGGAGCTACTGGCCCAGCTGGACCTCAGGGAGCTAGAGGAGAGCCTGGTACCAATGGTGTTGTTGGCCCTGTTGGTCCCCCT GGTAACCCTGGTACTAATGGCCTCAATGGAGCCAAGGGAGCTGCT GGCCTCCCTGGTGTAGCTGGAGCTCCTGGCTTCCCCGGACCAAGAGGAGGACCTGGACCTCAGGGCCCTCAGGGTGCTGCTGGACCTAGAGGCTTGTCT GGAGATCCTGGTGCTCAGGGTGTAAAAGGAGACAGTGGTCCCAAAGGAGAGCCT ggCAACTCTGGACCTCAGGGAGCTCCCGGACCTCAAGGTGAGGAGGGCAAGAGAGGAGCTACTGGTGAGCTTGGTGCCACTGGCCCTGCTGGCCTCCGTGGAGCTAGA GGTACTCCTGGCAGCCGTGGTTTGCCTGGTGCTGAGGGAAGAACTGGTCCCGTT GGCATGCCTGGTGCCCGTGGTGCCACTGGTTCAGGTGGACCTCGTGGACCTCCTGGAGATGCTGGTCGTGCTGGTGAGCCTGGCGCAGCTGGTGCAAGG GGTCTCCCAGGTAGCCCTGGAAGCTCTGGACCCCCAGGAAAGGAGGGACCTGCT GGACCCTCTGGACAAGATGGCCGCACTGGACCTCCTGGCCCAACCGGACCTAGAGGCCAGCCCGGAAACATTGGCTTCCCCGGACCCAAAGGACCTTCT GGTGAGCCTGGCAAGCCTGGTGATAAGGGAGCCACTGGCCCCACTGGACTGAGa GGAGCCCCTGGACCTGATGGCAACAACGGAGCCACTGGCCCTGCTGGATCTGCT GGTGGTCCTGGTGAGAAGGGAGAGCAGGGACCTGCTGGAGCTCCTGGCTTCCAG GGTCTGCCTGGTCCTGCTGGACCTGCTGGAGAGGCTGGCAAACCCGGAGAAAGA GGTATCCCAGGAGACCAGGGAGCTGCTGGACCTGCTGGTGGCAAG GGAGAACGTGGTAACCCTGgtgctgctggagctgctggtCCTCAGGGACCAATGGGAGTCAGAGGACCTGCTGGTGCAGCTGGACCTGATGGTGGCAAG GGAGAGCCTGGCATTGCTGGAGCTGCTGGTAGCCCTGGACCTCAGGGATCTAGTGGCATGCCTGGTGAGCGTGGAACCGCTGGTGCCCCTGGTGGCAAGGGAGAAAAG GGAGAGCCTGGACACAAAGGCCCTGATGGCAATGCTGGAAGAGATGGTGCCCGT GGTCTCCCTGGACCTGCTGGACCTCCTGGACCCACTGGAGCCAACGGAGATAAG GGTGAGAGTGGTGCCTTTGGACCTGCTGGCCCCGCTGGAGCCCGTGGACCCTCT GGAGAGCGTGGAGAGGTTGGACCTGCTGGAGCTCCCGGATTTGCTGGACCCCCT GGTGCTGATGGTCAACCTGGAGCCAGAGGAGAGCGTGGACCTTCTGGAGCAAAGGGAGAAGTTGGCCCCGCTGGTGCTGCTGGACCAGCTGGACAGTCTGGACCTCCT GGTGCTGCTGGCcctgctggagctgctggacCTCGTGGAGACACTGGCCCTAAT GGTCTGACTGGTTTCCCTGGTGCTGCTGGCAGAGTTGGTGCTGCTGGTCCCTCT GGTATTGTTGGGCCACCTGGCCCTACTGGTCCCGCTGGTAAGGATGGTCCTCGTGGTCTCCGTGGAGATCCCGGTCCTGCTGGTCCTTCTGGAGATCAGGGTATGGTTGGACCACATGGTCCACCTGGAGAGAAGGGACCCTCTGGAGAGCCTGGTCCTGCT GGTCCTCCTGGTACTCCTGGAACCTCTGGAGCTATTGGACTTCAAGGATTTGTTGGCCTGCCTGGTGCTAGAGGAGATCGTGGTACACCTGGTGGTGCTGGTGCTTTG GGAGAGCCTGGTAGAGTTGGACCTCCTGGCCCCGCTGGAGCCCGTGGTCCCCCTGGCAACATTGGCCTGCCTGGTATGACTGGACCTCAGGGAGAGGCTGGACGTGAG GGTAGTCCTGGTAACGATGGACCTCCTGGCCGTCCTGGTGCTCCTGGATTCAAG GGAGACCGTGGTGAGCCTGGACCCGCTGGTTCTATGGGACTTGCTGGTGCCCCTGGACCTGCAGGTCCTACTGGAGCTGCTGGCAGACCTGGAAACCGTGGAGAGACT GGCCCTGGAGGTCCCGCTGGATCTGTTGGCCCCGCTGGAGCTAGAGGAGCCCCT GGACCTGCTGGACCCCGTGGTGAGAAGGGTGTTGCTGGAGACAGGGGAGAGAGAGGCATGAAGGGTCTTCGTGGACATCCTGGTCTCCAGGGAATGCCTGGACCTGCT GGAGCCTCCGGTGACAGTGGACCTGCTGGACCATCTGGACCTTCTGGACCAAGA GGACCTGCTGGACCCCATGGACCCGCCGGTAAGGATGGCAGAGCTGGTTCCCATGGTACTATTGGTGCTCCTGGTGCTCGTGGACCCCCTGGATACGTTGGACCTGCT GGTCCTCCCGGACCTCCTGGTCTGCCCGGACCTCCTGGTGCAGCTGGTGGTGGATATGATGTCTCCGGATACGATGAGTACAAAGCTGATCAGCCCGCCCTGAGAGCCAAGGACTACGAGGTTGATGCTACCATTAAGTCACTCAACACACAGATTGAGAACTTGCTCACTCCTGAGGGATCCAGAAAGAACCCTGCCCGCACCTGCCGTGACATCAAGCTCAGCCACCCTGAATGGAGCAGCG gctTTTATTGGATTGACCCCAACCAGGGATGCATCAATGATGCCATCAAGGTCTTCTGCGACTTCACCACCAAAGAGACCTGCATCTATGCCCACCCTGAAAGCATTGCCCAAAAGAACTGGTACAGAAGCACAGAGGCCAAGAAGCACGTCTGGTACGGAGAGACCATCAACGGTGGTACCGAG TTTACCTACAACGATGAGACCCTCAGCCCCCAGAGCATGGCCACCCAGCTCGCCTTCATGCGCCTGCTTTCCAACTACGCCAGCCAGAACATCACCTACCATTGCAAGAACAGTGTTGCCTACATGGATGATGAGAGCGGCAGCCTGAACAAGGCAGTGGTGCTCCAGGGCTCCAATGATGTGGAGCTGAGGGCCGAGGGCAACAGCCGTTTCACCTTCTCCGTGCTCGAGGACGGTTGCACT AGACACACTGGTGACTGGAGCAAGACAGTGATTGAGTACAGAACAAATAAACCATCTCGCCTGCCCATCCTCGACATTGCACCTTTGGACATTGGTGGAGCTGATCAGGAGTTTGGTTTGGACATTGGCCCAGTCTGTTTCAAATAA